In Triticum aestivum cultivar Chinese Spring chromosome 5B, IWGSC CS RefSeq v2.1, whole genome shotgun sequence, the following proteins share a genomic window:
- the LOC123117667 gene encoding uncharacterized protein, whose product MEKWNKSNHIALLIMKATISPDISEALPKKDTAKDFLTEMEEQFKGSDKVYAHELFAKLLQKYTIDGNVRQHILRVVNAFTKLKALECSLSEALLVIIILESLPEEFEQFKVNYNSLKEKWPLSEMTARIVQEEERIMRQKKDHVFHVGSNKRKHDGQGFPKPQKRQVKKEGTKPFNPKAFKGKEAGGSSSAPSSSTAGENACNFCKEEGHYQRDCPGFLKWMNKRGIRYDPNHKRRNKKA is encoded by the exons ATGGAAAAGTGGAATAAGTCCAACCATATTGCGCTTCTCATCATGAAAGCGACAATATCGCCGGACATTTCTGAAGCACTCCCTAAGAAAGATACTGCTAAAGATTTCCTCACTGAAATGGAGGAGCAATTTAAAGGCTCCGACAAAGTGTATGCTCATGAGCTTTTTGCTAAACTTCTTCAGAAATACACTATTGACGGAAATGTTAGGCAGCACATATTGAGGGTGGTAAATGCTTTCACCAAGCTTAAGGCTTTGGAGTGTTCTTTAAGTGAAGCCCTTCTTGTCATAATTATTCTTGAGTCTCTTCCTGAAGAGTTTGAACAATTTAAGGTCAACTATAACTCTCTAAAGGAAAAATGGCCACTCTCTGAGATGACCGCAAGGATCGTCCAGGAGGAAGAAAGGATCATGAGGCAGAAGAAAGACCATGTCTTTCATGTTGGCTCTAACAAGAGAAAGCATGACGGACAAGGTTTCCCTAAGCCTCAGAAAAGGCAAGTCAAGAAAGAAGGCACTAAGCCATTCAACCCTAAGGCATTCAAGGGTAAAGAAGCCGGTGGTTCTTCTTCTGCTCCTAGCAGCTCCACTGCTGGAGAAAATGCTTGTAACTTCTGCAAAGAAGAGGGACACTATCAAAGGGACTGCCCAGGCTTTCTAAAATGGATGAACAAAAGAG GGATTCGATACGATCCAAACCAtaagaggaggaacaagaaagctTAA